CGCCGACGTTGATGTACCAGCCCTGCTCGCCGGGGAACCGGCTGCTGGGCAGCGAACAGTATGTCGCGTGCTCGAGCTGCATGTCGATCATCGTGATCGACGGGAAGAAGCGCCGCTCGTACTTGCTCTCGTACGCAGCCTCGTCACGCGGCTTCTTCGAAATCTTGAACTCGTTGACCCACATCTTCCAGAGCTCGCCGGCGGTATCGTAGATGTCGGAGTATGCGATGAAGTAGCTCTCCTGGTCCAGATACATCACGCGCTTCGAGTACGCGTACTGCGGCAGCTTGGAGATACCTTCGATGATCCAGACCTTGCGCGGCTCCCACACGTCGGCGTGCATGAAGTCGCCCGACGGCTCGCCCCACTGGACCGGCATCTTCTTGCCGTGCATCGACGACAGCACCGTCTTCTCGCCGAGATACTTCCAGTCCATCCACGCGATGTTGCCCGCGTAGCCGCCGTAGCTGTCCTGGTCCGTGTCCTGTCCGAACAGCGCGTCCGAGCGCTGCGCGGAAGACAGACGACGCACGCGACGGAGCTGAGGCAGATAGAGCCAGCTGTCGTCCTGCTTCGAGTTGTCGAGGTAGCGGTTGTACGTAAAACCCGTGCCCTTCAGATCGAACGGCTCGATCAGAGGATAGAGCGATTCCTTGTAACGCACGCCATCGCGGTTCGGCTCCATCGCCGGCTTCGGGTCGACTTCGAGACGACCGGTAAAATACAGGCGCCGGAAGTGATCGATCAGGAAGTGGCGCTCGACCTTGACCGGGTCGCCGTTCTTGCCGACGGCACCGGTGTCGCAGTCGAAGTTTCTGAGGTCGAGGTCGTCGATCTCGATCGCGGCCTCGTAGTTGAACATGTGCTTGACGGCTTTGTCGGGGTCGCCGTCGGCGATGGCCGGGAACGGAAGGCCGGCCACGTAATTCTCGACATGGATCTTGTCGGCGCCGAGCTTGACCTGACCCGAATACTTTTCGGTCGCTTCCTTGACGGGAGCCGGCTGCTCGATCTTCTGGTACGGGCCGACGTTGATCTTCACGCCGCGTTCGATCGACCAGATCATGGCCGGACCGAAGAGCTCCTTGTACTTGTCCAGGTTGGAGCGGTCGATGACCGTTCCTGGCGCGGGGGTGTCTGCCAACACGGTCATCGGCAAAGCCGACGCGGCAAAGGCCACTGCACCGAGCGCCAACCATGTCGCGCGGGTCGCTTTCATGCGGAATCCTCCTCGGTCCTTCGAATCGATGATTGCGCCCGCGGCTCTCGTGCCGTCCGGAAGCATCGCCCTAACGGGCAGAACGGGATTATGCCTGATTGTCAGTTTGCGTCCAGCCGGTTGAGGCGCTGCCAGCACTCTGTAAACCCGGGCGAGTGAAGGGAAAGTGGGTGCGGGGGGAGGATTTGAACCTCCGACCTGCGGGTTATGAGCCCGCCGAGCTACCAGACTGCTCCACCCCGCGGGCGCGGTGTATGGAGCACAACGCGGGATGTCAACATTTTGCCGGAAATTCAGGCGCTGCGACGGTTCGTTCGAGGCCGCGGCGTTCGGCTCGACGGCCGCTCTTTTTCCGTCGCGGTCGCGGCCTCCTTGAGCAATTTCACTTCTGCGGAAGAGAGCGTTCGCACGTCTCCGACTTCGAGCTTGCCAAGCTCGAGAGGTCCGATCGCCTCGCGCCTGAGCTTCTCGACCCTCGCTCCAACGGCTTCGAACATGCGGCGGATCTGCTGGTTGCGACCCTCCCGGATGCGCACGTCGATCCAGCTCTTGCCGCCGGCATGCCGCATTTCGCGAACATACGCCGGCGCCGTGGTCACACCGCGCAGCCGCACGCCCGCGCGAAGCGCTTCGATCGCTTCGCGTGACGGCCTCGGACTGACTTTTACGGCGTAACGTTTCTCGACGTGAAACTTCGGGTGCGTCAGAAGCTGCGCGAGCTCTCCGTCGTTGGTCAGCAGCAGCAATCCCGAGGTGTGGAAATCGAGCCGTCCGACCGGATAGAGCCCGGGAACGGCAAGTGCGCGAACGACGTCCCCGATGCAGAAGCGCCCTTCCGGATCGCGCAGAGTCGACACGCATCCGTCGGGCTTGTGGTACGCGTAGTAACGATGCTTCGCCGCTCCGTGCAGCAGGCGACCGGAGACGCGCACGTGATCGACGCCTTCGCGCGCACGCGCACCCGCTTCGGTGACGACTTTTCCGTTGACCTGGACTTCGCCGGCGGCGATCAGCCGCTCCGCATCGCGACGCGAGCATTCACCCGCGCGCGCGATCAGCACATGAAGCCGGGTCCCTTCAGCCTTTGTCGTCTCCGTCTTCGTCTTCGTTTTCGTCGGCTTTTTCATGATGGTCGTCTTGCCCGGCCTGATCGGCGTCTTCCTGGCTTCGCTCTTCGATTTCGGCGCTACCGCTATCGGCGCTGTCGAGCGGCAGGATCTCGCCCGGTTCGTTCTCGGTGAACCCGCCCTGCTCGGACATGCGCTCGAAGTCGCTGCCGAGCTCGGGCAAGGTCGGCAGCTCGCGGATGTTGCGCAGGCCGAACAGCTCGAGAAATTCCTGGGTGGTCGCGTAAACCAGCGGCCGGCCCGGAACGTCCTTGCGGCCGATCACCTTGGCGAGCCTCTTTTCGACCAGCGATTCGAGCACGCCGCCGCTGTCGACACCACGCACGGTTTCGATTTCCTGGCGCGTCACCGGCTGCTTGTACGCGACGATCGCTATCGTTTCGGTAGCAGCACGCGTCAGTCGCTGCGGCCGCTCGCGGAACAGCTTGCGCACGTAGCGCTGGTGCTCGGGCGCAGTCCGAAGCTGCCAGCCGCCGGCGACTTCGATGAGCCGGATCCCGCGCGTGAGATATTCGGTGGCCAGCTCGGCAAGCGTGGCCTTGACCTCTTCGATGGTCGCGCCTTCGACGAATTCGACCATCTTCTTTGCCGGCAGCGGATCTCCGGCTGCGAACACGAGTGCCTCGATGACCGGCCGCAACCGATCGACGGGCCACGTGCCGGATGCCGTGCCGGCGGTCTCGTCCGCCGGAAGATCTTCGCGTGGTTCGTCATTGCTCACGATGAAACCCCATCCTCGTCGTCCGCTTCGTTCTGCGCGCCAGGCGATTCGCCGGATTCACCAGGCGTTTCGCCGGATTCACCAAACGTTTCGCCCTCGGCCCGTTCCAGCGCTTCGGCCGCGCTCGTCTGCGGCCCGTACATCTCGGTCAGGTTCGCGATGGTCTCGTCGACGTTCTGGTCGACGAGCCTGAGCCAGATCGGACCGAAGCGTCCTTCCTGCTCGGCGCGGATTACCTGGTTCTTGACCATCTCGAGCAGCGCAAGAAATGTCGCAATGACGAGCCCGCGCGGGACGTCGTCGGCGAACAGCTCCTGAAACTCGATCCGCTCTTCGGCCTTGAGGCGGTTCACCATGGACCGCGCAGCATCCGAAACGCTGAACTCCTCGCGCGAAACCGTATGCGGCCTGCGGGCAGCCGACTTGGCGAGCACGCGCCGGAGCGCTTCGAACAGATCCGCCATGTCGAGCTGGCGCAGCGGCACTTCTTCGGCCTCGCCGTCCGGCACCGTCGGCGAGCGGCGGAACACGTCGCGATCGAGCAGCAGGCGATCGCGAAGCACTTCGCTCGCCTCGCGAAAGCGCTGATACTCGGCGAGCTGGCGGACGAGATCGGCGACTTCTTCGTCTTCCTCTTCGTCGTCCTCGTCGTCGCGCGGCAGCAGCAGGCGCGATTTCATGTACATCAGCGACGCGGCCATCAGCAGGTATTCGCCGGCAACGTCGAGGCTGAGCTCCTCGAACATGTTGATGTACGCAACGTACTGGTCGGTGATCTGCGCGATCGGCAGATGATAGATGTCGAGCTCGTTCGAACGCACCAGGTGCAGCAGCAGGTCGAGCGGCCCTTCGAACGCATCGAGGCGCACGGTGTAAGCCGGAGTCGCCATTACAGGCCCATCCTGGAGCGAACCTCGGTCATCGTCGTCTCGGCAGTTTCGGTCGCGCGCCTTTCGCCTTCCGCAAGGGCGTCGGCGACCACGTTGCGCGTGCCTTCGAGCGTGCGCCGCCGCTCCTGGATCGGCGCGAGCTCCTGCTGCACGGCGCGGATCATCACCTTCTTGCAGTCGACGCATCCGATCGACGCAGTCCGGCAGCCGATCGTCAGCTCGGCACGCTCGTCGTCGGTGCAATAGATCTCGTGCAGGCGGAACGCGGGGCAGTCCTTCGGATCGCCGGGGTCGGTGCGGCGCTGGCGCCGCGGGTCGGTGACCATGCGCACGAGCTTGTTATAGATCGTGTCGGCGTCATCCGTGAGCGCCACGGCATTGCCGTAGCTCTTGCTCATCTTGCGGCCGTCAGTGCCCGGCACCCGCGCGGCGGCGACGACCAGCCCTTTCGGCTCCGGAAAAACATCGCCGAACAGGCGGTTGAAGCGGCGCGCGACCTCGCGCGTGAGCTCGACGTGCGGAAGCTGGTCCTCTCCGACCGGGACCGAAGTCGCCTTGTACAGAAGGATGTCGGCGGCCTGCAGCAGCGGGTAACCGAGAAATCCGTACGTCGAAAGGTCGCGGCCCGACAGCTGCTCCTGCTGCTCTTTGTAGGTGGGCACGCGCTCGAGCCACGGCACGGGAATGATCATCGAGAACAGCAGATGCAGCTCGGCGTGCTCGCGGACGCGCGACTGCCGGAAGATCACCGACCTCGCCGGATCGAGCCCGACCGCAAGCCAGTCGAGGATCATCGCGTTGGTGCTTTCGCGTATGCCCGACGGATCGGCGTAGTCGGTGGTCAGAGCGTGCCAGTCGGCAACGAAGAAGTAACAGTTGCCGGCTTCCTGCAGACGCACCCAGTTCTTGAGCGCGCCGTTGAGATGCCCGAGATGCAGCGCACCGGTCGGACGCGTTCCCGACACGACGACCTCACGGGAAGGCGTTGCTGGTTTCGCCGCGCCCACGACCGGCTACCCGAACAGCGCCTGCAGCACGCCGAGGATGGCACCGGCGACGGGCCTGAGAATCGAATCGAGCATGTGCGTGGCCAGAAGCACCATGACGATCAGAAAACCGTACGGCTCCAGGCGCGCGACGTTGTACGCGAGCTCGCGCGGAAGCAGCCCGACGGCAACGCGCCCGCCGTCGAGCGGCGGGATCGGGATCATGTTGAACACCGCCAGCACGACATTCAGCATCACGCTGTTCTGGCACATCCTGGCCAGAGGCTCGGCAATGCGGAATCCGCCGTCGGGCCCGGCCGCCATCGGCACCATGGAAATGATCAGCGACAGCAAGGCGGCGCTGGCGAATGCGAGCGCGAGGTTCATCAGCGGCCCGGCCAGCGCGACCAGCACCATGTCGCGGCGAGGGTTGCGCAGCTGGTGGAACGAGATCGGCACCGGTTTCGCCCAGCCGAACAGGAACGGTGCGCCGGTCATCATCAGGAAGGCCGGAAGCGCGAGCGTGCCGACAGGGTCGATGTGTGCCAGCGGATTGAGCGTCAGGCGCCCGGCGATCGATGCGGTGTTGTCTCCGAGCTGTTTGGCCACGTAGCCGTGCGCCCACTCGTGGAACACGACCGCCATCAGGAACGGTACGACGAACAGTGCGAATTCTGCCGGATTCAGGTGCATACAGGGCTACGAAGGCCCCAGCGCAGGGCGGCCAACCGGCCACGCATACCAGCGCCCCCACCGGCGGGCAACCGGGTGATGTTCGCGAGCTTGCGTATCAATCAGCGTGGCGGGCCTTTGCCTCCGACACCTTCACGCGAAACTTTCATCCGCGAACGCGGATGGTGCTTGCGATGAACCTCCGAGAGACGCCCGGCGGCAACATGCGTGTAGATCTGCGTCGTCGTGATGTCGGCGTGCCCGAGCATCAGCTGCACCGAGCGCAGGTCGGCACCGCCTTCGACGAGATGCGTGGCAAACGAGTGCCGCAGTACGTGCGGCGACAGGTCGGGAAGCCCGGCTTTGGCGGCCAGGGTCCGCAGCCGCTTCCAGAAGCCCTGTCTCGTCAGCTTCTTGCCGCGGCGGCCGAGAAACAGCGCGCGCGAGCGGCCCGACGGGTCGAGCAGGCCGCGATCGCTCGCCATGTATTCGCGCAGCGCCGCCATCGCCTTGCTGCCGATCGGCACCGCCCGCTCCTTGGATCCCTTGCCGATCACGGTCAGGTAGCCCTGGTCCAGATGAAGGCCGGAAGCCGCGAGCTCGACGGCCTCGGTCACGCGCAGACCGCACCCGTAGATCAGCTCGAGCATCGCCCGGTCGCGCGACGCGAGGATGTCGCCGGCGGCAGCCGCGCCGAGCAGCGCGACGATTTCATCGATCGAAAGCACCTTCGGCATCGGCCGGCTGCGGCGCCCGGGGCGCAGGTCGAGCACCGGCGATGCCTCGAGCTCTCCCTCGCGAACGAGATGCTTGAAGAATCCGCGCACCGCCGACAGCGTGCGCGCGCGCGAGGAAGGTGCGAGCCCTTCGGTTTCGAGCTGTTCCAGGAAACACACGAGGTCGGCGCGCTCGACGCTCGCCGCCGTCGCGCGATGCCTTGCACGCATCGCCGTCAGAAAACGCCGCAGGTCGATCGCGTACGCGTCGACCGAATTTCCGGAGAGGCCTTTTTCGGTCGAGAGGTGGTCGAGGTAGTCGTCCACGAGCCTGGCCAGGACAGATTCCGCCATCGGCGTGCTCAGAAGACGCGAACCGCGACGGCGGAAGCCGCCGGCACCGGCGCGGGCACGTCGTCGCGATCGAGCGCATCGGCGATCGCGGCACGGATTTCGTCGAGCCGAACCGAATCTTCGATCTTCGAACGATTGGAGTCGGTCACGTAGAAGACATCGAGCACGGCGGTAAGGTGCGTCGAGATCTTCGCCAGATGGATGTCGAGGCCGAGGCGGAAAATCGCGTCGGCGACCAGGAACAAAAGCCCCGGCCGGTCGCTCGCGTACACGTCGATCACGGTGAATTCGCGCGAGAGCCGGTTGTCGATCTCGACGCGGGTCGCCGAACGGCGCGCGGCACTGCGATCGCCGATGCGCCGGGTACGGCTGAGCAACACCTCGCGCACGATGCTCGACGCGTCGACCTCGCCGGCGAAGATGCGCTCGAGGGTCGCGGCAACGCCCGCCCAGACGTCGACCGAGGCGACATCGACCTCGGCTTCGTTGTGCTCGATGCGGAACACGTCGAGCGCCCAGCCGGTCGACGTCGTCACGAGCCGCACCGACAGGATGTTGAGCCCGTGCGAGGAAAGTGCGCCGACCATGTCGCGGAACAGCCCGATGCGGTCGCGCGCGCAGATCGTGAACTCGGTGAATCCGCGCTCGGGGAAATGTTCGACGCCGTGGCGGAAGATCGACTTTCCGACCGACTCGTAAAGCCGCCAGTGATCGATGATCTTCTCGTCCGGATTGCCGAGGAAGTACGAAGTGGGCAGTGCGGCGAGGAAGTCCTGCAGCCGCGCGTGCTCGGACGTGCCGGCGGTGCGCGCGAGCAGACGAAGCCGGGTCCGTTCGGCGCGGCTTTCCATGTCCGCTTCGCTTACGACACCGGTTTCGAACACTTCGACCGCGCGCCGGTATAGCTCCGCCAGCAGGTGATCCTTCCAGCTGGTCCAGATCACGGGCCCGACGGCACGCATGTCCGCAAACGTCAGCAGGTAGAGCAGCGTGAGGTTTTCGGCCGTGCCGACGTCGCGGACGAAATCGAGGACGAGGTTCGGATCGTCGATGTCGCGGGTCTGCGCGAGCATCGACATCAGCAGGTGGTTGCGCACGAGGAATTCGAGGGTGTCGCGATCGTCCTCGTGCATGTACAGGCGCTCGGCGATCTCGCGCACCATCTGGGCGCCGCGCTCGTCGTGGTCGCCGCCGTAGCCCTTGCCGACGTCGTGAAACATCATCGCGAGAAACAGGAGCTCCGGGCGATCGCAGTCGCGCATGGTCTGCGTGAGGAACGGGCTCTTCTGCTGGAGCTCGCCCTGGCGCAGCGATTCGAGCTCGCGAATGCCGATCAGCGAATGCTCGTCGACCGTGTACACGTGGTAGTAATCGTGCTGCACCATGCAGAACAGGCGGCCGAACTCGGGAATGAGCTTGCCGAGCACTCCGAGCCGATTCATCTGCGCGAGCGTCCGGTAGACGCCGTCTTTCGCGCGCAGGATGTCGAAGAACAGGTCGACCGCAGCCTTGCTCGCGGCGACCTCCGGCGTGATCAGGTCGACCTTCTGGCGCAGGAGCTCGCGCGATCTCGACGACAGCCGCAGGTCGAATCTCTGGCAATCGGCGAATACCGCGATCAGGTTGAGCGGATCACCGTCGATCGCTTTTTCCTCGATCTGCAACCGGTCGCCGACGACCGTGACGCCGGGCCGGAGCGCGCGCTGCTTGACGAGCCGCTCGAGAAGGCCCGTCCGCTCCGGCGGCGACAGCAGCCGGTCGATGATGTCGTCGGTCGTTCGCCACATCACCGCAGCGTGGTGGTAGTAGTCGCGCATGTACATGTCGCCGACCGAGTTGTTGCCTTCGGCCGGATAACCGAAGCGCGCGCCGATCGCGTCCTGGCGCTCGAACGTGAGCTGCTCGGTCTTGCTCTTGGTATGGAAATGCAGCGCCGCGCGCGTGCGGAACAGGAACTCGCGTGCAGCTACCAGCTCTTCGTATTCGCGGGCAGTGACGATCTCGCGGTCGAACAGGGCTTCGAGATCGGAAGCGTCAGCCTTGACGCGCGCGATCCACAGCGCGTGGTTGAGATCGCGAAGCCCGCCCTGCCCTTCCTTGACGTTCGGCTCGAGGATGAACACCGAACCGCCGTGCCTGGCGTGCCTGCCCCGCGTCTCGGCGATCTTGGCGGCGACGAAGACCTCGACGTCGCTGGTCGCGAGCTTCTTTCGCACGATGCTTTCGTATTCGCCCGCCAGCTCCGGGCTTCCGCACAGGAAGCGTCCGTCGAGCAGCGCGGTCTTGATCGTAAGGTCGCCGGCCGCAAGGCTCACGCATTCCTGCGCGTTGCGTACGGCGTGCCCGACCTGCAGGCGCGCATCCCACAGGCTGTACAGAAGCGACTCGGTCACGGTTTCGACGAACGGCGTGACCGATCCCGAATGCAGGACCAGCAGGTCGACGTCCGATTGAGGGCACTGCTCGCGGCGCCCGTAGCCGCCGAGCGCGAACACCGCGCAATGCTGGCGGGTGCGCGCATAGCGCCGGCCGTAGCGCTCGATCGCGGCGTCGAAAAGGAACCGGATCAGGTTGTCGAGGCACGCCGCGAAGCGCAACGCAGTGTCGGTGCCGCTCGCGCCCGCCCAGTGGGCGGTTTCGAGCTCGTCGCGCACGGCTTCGAAGTAATCGCGCGCGATGTCGGAGAGTTTGCCCGAGACGCTTCCGGGCGCGGGAAGGATGATCGACCTCGACGGGCCCGGAGGCGCACCGGTGGTCATCCACGACTCCGTAGCGGCCACGGCCGCCAGACCGGGAATCGATCGAAGCCGTCAGAGCACGCCGGGTTTTCCCGCCGCTCCGTTGTCGCTGCTCGCTGCGCCGCTTCGCTGCTCTTCGAGAAACAGGCGGATGCCGCGAGCGACGCCGTCGGCGATCTGTTCGCGGTAGACCTCGGATCGCATGCGTAAACCTTCTTCACGATGGGTGAGAAACGCGGCCTCGACGAGCACACTCGGGGCCGCATTGTTGCCAATGACGAAAAAAGGCCCTTCTCTTGCGCCGAGATCGCGAACGGCCTCATACCGCAGATCCAGCTGGCGCACCAATTCGCTTTGCACCAGCGTCGCAAGCCGCGCCGACTCCTCGCCATGATCCGCGACCGGCAACGCCGAACCGCGCAGCGACGCACGCGAGACCTTGGCTGCCGAACGCCCACGCACCGATTGACCGTCGTTCTCGAGCCGCGCAAGCCGCCGGACCAGTCGGTCAGCCGGCGCGTTGGCCGCCGGGCTGTCGAGTGACCGGGTGCGATAGTACGTCTCGAAACCGCGCGCCGCGGCGCTTTTGCTGGCGTTCGCGTGGATCGACACGAAAACGTCGGCGTTCCAGCGTCGCGACGTGTCGCGCCGGTCAGCGAGCTCGACGAACTCGTCGCCGCTGCGTGTCATGACGACATCGATGTCGCCGCGGCTGCGAAGCCTTCGCGCAACGCGCTCGGCGACGTCGAGCACGATGTCTTTCTCGTACTCGCCCGTCCATGCGCTCGCACCCGGATCCTTGCCGCCATGGCCCGGATCGAGGACCACGACGGGCTTTTCCATCACCGAGGGCACCGAGGGCGCCGAGTGGACCGAGCGCGCGAGCAGCGGCGCAGCCGGCTCTGTCGCGAGTCTGGTCGCGTCCGAAGCTGCTGCAGCCCTGCTCGCGCGCGATGCTGGAGGATTTCCGTTCGACGTGCCGGCGCGCGGCCTCGAGGACGTCGAACCAGACATGCTTGCGTCCGATGCACCCGACATTGCGCGCGAAGCGCCCGCGGCGCGCGCCGTCGCCGGGTTCGGCGGCTGCGAAGCATCGACGAAGCTCAGGATCAGATGCGACGCGTCGGCGCTGGCCTCGAGCCTCGGCGGGATGCGGCCGGCCACGTCGACCGAGATGCGAACCATGTGCGAGGATTCGTCGACCAGCACGATCACGCCGTCGACGCGTGCGTCCGCAACCGGAAGCATGCGCGGGACGCCGTCTTCGGCCGTCGATTCTTCGATGTCGGCGAGCACCGACCTGCCGTCGTCGCTCGCGTGAATCCGATAACGCAGCTCGCCGCCGGTCTCGACGATGATGCGGGTTTCGCCGTCGGCATGGATCGCGCGAACGCCGCGCACGACGGCGGCCTCGCTGCCGCCGGCGACCAGCAGCAGTGCAGCGCCGCAAAGCGACGCGAACGAAATCGGACGGAAAAGGAGCGCCAGCCGCACCACACAACCTCCACAGCGAACCGGCGGCGGCGCATCGCCGTCCGGTCCACCGCGAATTATTGCGCTGCCTTGGCTTCCTCCACAAGGCGAGCAAGGAGGTTCAGGGCTTCGAGCGGCGTCATCGACTCCGGCGCGAGCGCCGCGACGCGGGCCGCGAAGCCCTCGGCGGCGCTCTCCTCGGGCCCGCGCCCATCTCCAGACCTCGCCGAGAACAGGCTGAGTTGTCCGGCACTTGCGGCTCCGATCCCCTCGCCGCTCTCGAACTTTGCAAGGATGCCGCGAGCCTTGTCGATGACGGCATCCGGCACGCCGGCCAGCCGCGCGACCTCGATCCCGTAGCTCCCGCTCGTCGGTCCCTCGGCGATCCGGTACAGGAAGATGACCGAGCCCTTGTAGCGCCGGATGGCGACCGAGAAGTTCTCGGCAAGCTCGTGCTCGGACTCGAGCGCGGCCAGCTCGTGGTAGTGCGTCGCGAACAGCGTCTTCACGTGCCGCTCGAGCATCGCTTCGGCGACGGCCCACGCGATCGAAATGCCGTCGAACGTCGACGTGCCGCGCCCGATCTCGTCGAGAACGACGAGGCTGCGCTCGGTCATCGCCGCCAGGATGGCCGCGGTCTCCGACATCTCGACCATGAACGTCGACTGTCCGGCAGCAAGGTTGTCGCTCGCGCCGATGCGCGTGAAGATCCGGTCCACCAGCGGAATGCGTGCGCTCGTCGCCGGCACGAAGCAGCCGCAGTGGGCGAGCAGCACGATCAGCGCAGTCTGGCGCAGGTACGTCGACTTGCCGGCCATGTTCGGTCCGGTGATGACCATCAGCAGCCGGCTGTCCTCGCCGAGGCGGCAGTCGTTGGCGACGAACGACGATCCGAGTCGCGCTTCGACAACAGGATGGCGGCCTCCGATGATGTCGAGCTCGCATCCGTCGTGCATCTCCGGCCGCACGTAGCCGCGCTGATGGGCTGTTTCGGCGAGCCCGGATAACGCATCGAGCGTTGCCAGCGCCGCCGCGGTTCGTCCGAGGCTTGGCTGTGAAGGAGCGAGAGACGCAACCAGCGCATCGAAAAGCTGCCGCTCCTTGGCGAGAAGTCGCTCTTCGGCGCCGAGCACTTCGTTCTCGCGCGACTTGAGCTCGGGCGTGATGTAGCGCTCGGCGTTGGCGACGGTCTGCTTGCGCGTGTAGCTGGCCGGAACCAGCGCCTGATGCGTGTGCGTGACCTCGATGTAGTAGCCGAACACGCGATTGAACCCGACCTTGAGCGACGGGATTGCCGTCCGTGTCTTCTCCTCGGCTTCGAACGACAGGATCCAGCCTTTTCCGTCGCGCGAGATCGCACGCAGCCGGTCGACGTCGGCATCGAAACCGTCGCGGATCACCGCGCCTTTTCCGATCGCGGCGGCGACTTCGTCCGTCAGCGTCGCCGTGATCCGGCTGCGCACGCCGGCGAGCCCGTCGAGGCTGGCGGCATGGCGTGCGAGCGCTGCGCCGGAGCGCGAGATCCGCTCGCCGAGCTCTTCGATGCTCGCGAGCGCGTCGGCAAGCCGCCGCACGTCGCGGGGCGATCCGCTTCCGGCACCGATGCGACCGATCAGGCGCTCGAAATCGCCGATGCGGCGAAGGCTCTCGCGGATGTCGGCGCGCAGCGAGTAGTCGTCGATCAATGTCTCGACCGCGTCGAGACGCTCGCCGATCGCCGCCGGATCGGCGAGCGGGCGAACGAG
This sequence is a window from Candidatus Limnocylindrales bacterium. Protein-coding genes within it:
- a CDS encoding pseudouridine synthase; translation: MKKPTKTKTKTETTKAEGTRLHVLIARAGECSRRDAERLIAAGEVQVNGKVVTEAGARAREGVDHVRVSGRLLHGAAKHRYYAYHKPDGCVSTLRDPEGRFCIGDVVRALAVPGLYPVGRLDFHTSGLLLLTNDGELAQLLTHPKFHVEKRYAVKVSPRPSREAIEALRAGVRLRGVTTAPAYVREMRHAGGKSWIDVRIREGRNQQIRRMFEAVGARVEKLRREAIGPLELGKLEVGDVRTLSSAEVKLLKEAATATEKERPSSRTPRPRTNRRSA
- the scpB gene encoding SMC-Scp complex subunit ScpB; the encoded protein is MSNDEPREDLPADETAGTASGTWPVDRLRPVIEALVFAAGDPLPAKKMVEFVEGATIEEVKATLAELATEYLTRGIRLIEVAGGWQLRTAPEHQRYVRKLFRERPQRLTRAATETIAIVAYKQPVTRQEIETVRGVDSGGVLESLVEKRLAKVIGRKDVPGRPLVYATTQEFLELFGLRNIRELPTLPELGSDFERMSEQGGFTENEPGEILPLDSADSGSAEIEERSQEDADQAGQDDHHEKADENEDEDGDDKG
- a CDS encoding DUF1329 domain-containing protein, which translates into the protein MKATRATWLALGAVAFAASALPMTVLADTPAPGTVIDRSNLDKYKELFGPAMIWSIERGVKINVGPYQKIEQPAPVKEATEKYSGQVKLGADKIHVENYVAGLPFPAIADGDPDKAVKHMFNYEAAIEIDDLDLRNFDCDTGAVGKNGDPVKVERHFLIDHFRRLYFTGRLEVDPKPAMEPNRDGVRYKESLYPLIEPFDLKGTGFTYNRYLDNSKQDDSWLYLPQLRRVRRLSSAQRSDALFGQDTDQDSYGGYAGNIAWMDWKYLGEKTVLSSMHGKKMPVQWGEPSGDFMHADVWEPRKVWIIEGISKLPQYAYSKRVMYLDQESYFIAYSDIYDTAGELWKMWVNEFKISKKPRDEAAYESKYERRFFPSITMIDMQLEHATYCSLPSSRFPGEQGWYINVGDKEGTVEAQFELSAIIAAGR
- a CDS encoding segregation/condensation protein A, whose translation is MATPAYTVRLDAFEGPLDLLLHLVRSNELDIYHLPIAQITDQYVAYINMFEELSLDVAGEYLLMAASLMYMKSRLLLPRDDEDDEEEDEEVADLVRQLAEYQRFREASEVLRDRLLLDRDVFRRSPTVPDGEAEEVPLRQLDMADLFEALRRVLAKSAARRPHTVSREEFSVSDAARSMVNRLKAEERIEFQELFADDVPRGLVIATFLALLEMVKNQVIRAEQEGRFGPIWLRLVDQNVDETIANLTEMYGPQTSAAEALERAEGETFGESGETPGESGESPGAQNEADDEDGVSS
- the trpS gene encoding tryptophan--tRNA ligase; translated protein: MSGTRPTGALHLGHLNGALKNWVRLQEAGNCYFFVADWHALTTDYADPSGIRESTNAMILDWLAVGLDPARSVIFRQSRVREHAELHLLFSMIIPVPWLERVPTYKEQQEQLSGRDLSTYGFLGYPLLQAADILLYKATSVPVGEDQLPHVELTREVARRFNRLFGDVFPEPKGLVVAAARVPGTDGRKMSKSYGNAVALTDDADTIYNKLVRMVTDPRRQRRTDPGDPKDCPAFRLHEIYCTDDERAELTIGCRTASIGCVDCKKVMIRAVQQELAPIQERRRTLEGTRNVVADALAEGERRATETAETTMTEVRSRMGL
- the xerD gene encoding site-specific tyrosine recombinase XerD, with the translated sequence MAESVLARLVDDYLDHLSTEKGLSGNSVDAYAIDLRRFLTAMRARHRATAASVERADLVCFLEQLETEGLAPSSRARTLSAVRGFFKHLVREGELEASPVLDLRPGRRSRPMPKVLSIDEIVALLGAAAAGDILASRDRAMLELIYGCGLRVTEAVELAASGLHLDQGYLTVIGKGSKERAVPIGSKAMAALREYMASDRGLLDPSGRSRALFLGRRGKKLTRQGFWKRLRTLAAKAGLPDLSPHVLRHSFATHLVEGGADLRSVQLMLGHADITTTQIYTHVAAGRLSEVHRKHHPRSRMKVSREGVGGKGPPR
- a CDS encoding site-2 protease family protein, which codes for MHLNPAEFALFVVPFLMAVVFHEWAHGYVAKQLGDNTASIAGRLTLNPLAHIDPVGTLALPAFLMMTGAPFLFGWAKPVPISFHQLRNPRRDMVLVALAGPLMNLALAFASAALLSLIISMVPMAAGPDGGFRIAEPLARMCQNSVMLNVVLAVFNMIPIPPLDGGRVAVGLLPRELAYNVARLEPYGFLIVMVLLATHMLDSILRPVAGAILGVLQALFG